Proteins from a genomic interval of Sander vitreus isolate 19-12246 chromosome 6, sanVit1, whole genome shotgun sequence:
- the LOC144519131 gene encoding NLR family CARD domain-containing protein 3-like: MKSEEEDEGVPPSSAALSEEADSRAPTCVSMKSDMSMGFPMNFRLQDPISKAEQERADSPEPTCVSMKSDMSMGFPMNFRLQDPISKVQQETSEVGHRTDLHSIFMLLEENIVVFVKNELKKIQKVLIPDYLDILESQGEDEEVVDGEEEEQRRSSREAFVKITLHFLRRMKQEELADSLQNKCLAAVCRRKLKSNQKKRFQCVFEGIAKAGNPSFLNQMFTELYINEGETAKVNEEHEFRQIETTIRKPDRPETTIRCEDIFKPSFGRHEPIRTVMTKGVAGIGKTVLTQKFTLDWAEDKANQDIVFTFPFTFRELNLMIDKKYSLVELVHHFFSETKEAGICRFEEFPVIIIFDGLDECRLPLDFHNTEILTDVTESTSVDVLLTNLIRGKLLPSARLWITTRPAAANQIPSEYVDTVTEVRGFTDPQKEVYFRKRFREEEQASRIIHHIKKSRSLHIMCHIPVFCWITATVLEKVLKTREGGELPKTLTELYIHFLVVQTKLKNIKYDGGAETDPHWTPESRKMIVSLGKLAFEQLQKGNLIFYKANLTECGIDVTVASVYSGVFTQIFKEEGGLYQEKVYCFVHLSVQEFLAALYVHLTFFNSGVNLLSEETSTSLWSKWFRIQPEVLYESAVDKALQCPNGYLDLFLRFLMGLSLSTNQSLLRGLVTQTGSSSQTNLETVEYIKKKIGENLSPERIINLFHCLNELNDHSLVEKIQQCLCSGSLSTYKLGSAQLSALGFILLSSEKNLDVFDLKKYSASEDALLRLLPVVKESTKALLSCCNLSEKSCKALSSVLSSQSSCLEELDLSHNNLQDSGVKLLCDGLKSPHCRLEVLRLSGCLITKEGCASLASALRSNPSHLKELDLSYNHPGHSGVKLLSAGLEDPSWRLETLRVEHGGPQSMKAGLRKYACELTLDPNTANRKLILSDNNRKVTAGRETQSYPDDPQRFDYWKQLLCTIGLTGRCFWEVEWEGHVYIAVAYKGIKRRGQSDDCCLGRNDQSWSLCCSKDGYSILHTNKRMSIDIPPLSRVGVYLDLPAGTLSFYRISSDKLTHIHTFHTTFTEPVYPAFRIRMCKLNSSVSLC; encoded by the exons ATGAAGTCTGAGGAGGAAGACGAGGGCGTCCCGCCCTCCAGCGCCGCTCTGTCTGAGGAGGCAGATTCTCGTGCACCAACCTGTGTGTCCATGAAGAGTGACATGTCCATGGGTTTCCCTATGAATTTCAGACTGCAAGATCCAATTTCTAA GGCGGAGCAGGAGCGAGCAGATTCTCCTGAACCAACCTGTGTGTCTATGAAGAGTGACATGTCCATGGGTTTCCCTATGAATTTTAGACTGCAAGATCCAATTTCTAA AGTTCAACAGGAGACGTCAGAAGTTGGTCATCGAACAGACCTGCACTCCATATTTATG CTTCTTGAGGAGAACATTGTTGTCTTTGTGAAGAACGAACTAAAGAAGATTCAGAAGGTTCTGATTCCAGATTACCTAGACATCTTAGAGAGCCAAGGTGAGGACGAGGAGGTGGTTGATGGtgaagaggaagagcagaggaggagcagcagagagGCATTTGTGAAGATCACACTGCACTTCCTAAGGAGAATGAAGCAGGAAGAGCTGGCTGACTCTCTGCAGAACA AATGTCTTGCTGCAGTGTGCCGACGTAAACTCAAATCGAATCAGAAGAAAAGgttccagtgtgtgtttgaggggatTGCTAAAGCAGGAAACCCATCCTTTCTGAATCAGATGTTCACAGAGCTGTACATCAACGAGGGAGAGACTGCAAAGGTCAATGAGGAACATGAGTTCAGACAGATTGAAACCACAATTAGGAAACCAGACAGACCAGAAACAACAATCAGATGTGAAGACATCTTTAAACCTTCATTTGGAAGACATGAACCGATCAGAACAGTAATGACAAAGGGAGTGGCTGGCATTGGGAAAACAGTCTTAACACAGAAGTTCACTCTGGACTGGGCTGAAGACAAAGCCAACCAGGACATAGTGTTCACATTTCCATTCACTTTCAGAGAGCTGAATTTGATGATAGACAAGAAGTACAGCTTGGTGGAACTTGTTCATCACTTCTTTAGCGAAACCAAAGAAGCAGGAATCTGCAGGTTTGAAGAGTTTCCAGTTATCATCATCTTTGACGGTCTGGATGAGTGCCGACTTCCTCTGGACTTCCACAACACTGAGATTCTGActgatgttacagagtccacctCAGTTGATGTGCTGCTGACAAACCTCATCAGGGGGAAACTGCttccctctgctcgcctctggaTAACCACTCGACCCGCAGCAGCCAACCAGATCCCTTCAGAGTATGTTGACACGGTGACAGAAGTCAGAGGGTTCACTGACCCACAGAAGGAGGTGTACTTCAGGAAGAGATTCAGAGAAGAGGAGCAGGCAAGCAGAATCATCCACCACATCAAGAAATCACGAAGCCTCCACATCATGTGCCACATCCCAgtcttctgctggatcactgctacAGTTCTGGAGAAGGTGTTGAAaaccagagagggaggagagctgcCCAAGACCCTGACGGAGCTGTATATCCACTTCCTGGTGGTGCAGACCAAACTGAAGAACATCAAGTATGATGGAGGAGCTGAGACAGATCCACATTGGACTCCAGAGAGCAGGAAGATGATTGTGTCTCTGGGAAAACTGGCTTTTGAGCAGCTGCAGAAAGGCAACCTGATCTTCTATAAAGCCAACCTGACCGAGTGTGGCATCGATGTCACAGTAGCCTCGGTGTACTCAGGAGTGTTCACACAGATCTTTAAAGAGGAAGGAGGACTTTACCAGGAGAAGGTGTACTGCTTCGTCCATCTGAGCGTTCAAGAGTTTCTGGCTGCTCTTTATGTCCATCTGACATTCTTTAACTCTGGTGTCAACCTGCTGTCAGAAGAAACATCAACTTCCCTGTGGTCTAAATGGTTCAGAATCCAACCTGAAGTCCTCTATGAAAGTGCTGTGGACAAGGCCTTACAGTGTCCAAATGGATACCTTGACCTGTTCCTTCGCTTCCTCATGGGTCTTTCACTGTCAACCAATCAGTCTCTCCTACGAGGCCTggtgacacagacaggaagcagCTCACAGACCAATCTGGAAACAGTTGAGTACATCAAGAAGAAGATCGGTGAGAATCTGTCTCCAGAGAGAATCATCAATCTGTTCCACtgtctgaatgaactgaatgatcATTCTCTAGTGGAGAAGATCCAACAATGCCTGTGTTCAGGAAGTCTGTCCACATACAAACTTGGTTCTGCTCAGTTATCAGCTCTGGGCTTCATCTTGCTGTCTTCTGAAAAAAATCTGGACGTGTTTGACCTGAAGAAATACTCTGCTTCAGAGGATGCTCTCCTGAGGCTGCTGCCAGTGGTGAAAGAATCCACTAAAGCTTT GCTGAGTTGCTGCAATCTGTCCGAGAAAAGCTGTAAAGCTCTGTCATCAGTTCTAAGCTCCCAGTCCTCCTGTCTGGAAGAACTGGACCTGAGTCACAACAACCTCcaggattcaggagtgaagTTGCTCTGCGATGGACTGAAGAGTCCACATTGTCGACTGGAAGTTCTCAG actgTCAGGTTGTCTGATAACGAAGGAAGGCTGTGCTTCTCTGGCCTCTGCTCTGAGatccaacccctcccatctgaaAGAGCTGGACTTGAGCTACAATCATCCAGGACACTCTGGAGTGAAGCTGCTTTCTGCTGGACTGGAGGATCCAAGCTGGAGACTGGAAACTCTCAG GGTGGAGCATGGTGGACCACAGTCAATGAAAGCTGGTCTGAGGAAgt ACGCCTGTGAACTCACACTGGACCCAAACACAGCAAACAGAAAGCTCATACTAtctgacaacaacaggaaggtgaCAGCAGGGAGAGAAACACAGTCATATCCTGATGATCCACAGAGATTTGACTACTGGAAACAGCTGCTGTGTACCATTGGTCTGACAGGTCGCTGTTTCTGGGAGGTCGAGTGGGAAGGCCATGTTTATATAGCAGTGGCTTATAAAGGAATCAAAAGGAGAGGACAGAGTGACGACTGCTGTCTTGGAAGGAATGATCAGTCCTGGAGTCTGTGCTGCTCCAAAGATGGCTACTCAATCCTGCACACTAACAAGAGAATGTCCATCGATATCCCCCCTTTGAGCAGAGTGGGAGTGTACCTAGACTTGCCTGCTGGCACTCTGTCCTTTTACAGAATCTCCTCTGATAAACTGACCCACATCCACACCTTTCACACCACATTCACCGAGCCGGTCTACCCTGCCTTCAGGATTAGGATGTGTAAGTTAAACTCGTCAGTGTCTTTGTGTTAG